A region from the Camarhynchus parvulus chromosome 23, STF_HiC, whole genome shotgun sequence genome encodes:
- the KDF1 gene encoding keratinocyte differentiation factor 1, whose amino-acid sequence MLGRRSRLPPELSSARQREQPCPEAVPLRARAARDSRDSRDTDVSLEVLSGSEIKASRGRAQQMRDRKGRKAELKDPNGREAETITFISGTAEAPPNQSFCCSSLSQAWNTYKAVFCCIVTCGGCFQDCSVCIPYPGPAETSTDDGKNGDYNGRLPNSPTNTSPAEKNGNQIKKSSMGSSFSYPDVKLKGIPVYPNRNTNHHVESDSCCKELLEKPFRNSIEKPALPSSHRSSEEYYSFHESDVDISELNGSMSSRQIDVLIFKKLTELFSVHQIDELAKCTSDTVFLEKTNKISDLINSITQDYNLDEQDAECRLVRGIIRISTRKSRVRPHICSPASQGHQDPSGRGTAPDSGNETMLESMVISQDELAVQISEETPADVLARNMRRHSSAGSPTSRDSSFQDTETDSSGAPLLQVYC is encoded by the exons ATGCTGGGCCGGAGGAGCCGCCTGCCCCCCGAGCTGAGCAGCGCCcggcagagggagcagccctgcccggAGGCCGTGCCCCTGCGGGCCCGGGCAGCCAGGGactccagggacagcagggacaccgATGTCAGCCTGGAGGTGCTCAGTGGCTCCGAGATCAAAGCGAGCCGCGGCCGAGCGCAGCAGATGCGGGACAGGAAAGGGCGCAAGGCCGAGCTCAAAGACCCCAACGGCCGGGAGGCAGAGACCATCACCTTCATctctgggacagcagaggcTCCCCCAAACCAgagcttctgctgctcctccctgtctCAGGCCTGGAACACGTACAAGGCTGTTTTCTGTTGCATAGTGACGTGTGGGGGCTGCTTCCAGGACTGCAGTGTCTGCATTCCCTACCCAGGGCCCGCTGAGACCTCCACAGATGATGGGAAGAACGGAGACTACAATGGGCGGCTGCCAAACAGCCCCACCAACACCTCTCCTGCTGAGAAGAACGGGAACCAGATCAAAAAGTCCAGCATGGGCAGCAGTTTCAGTTACCCAGACGTGAAGCTGAAGGGCATCCCTGTCTATCCAAACAGGAACACCAACCACCACGTGGAATCTGATTCCTGCTgcaaggagctcctggagaagcCCTTCAGGAACAGCATAGAAAAGCCAGcgctccccagcagccaccgGAGCTCAGAGGAATATTATTCCTTCCACGAGTCCGACGTGGACATCAGCGAGCTGAACGGCTCCATGTCCAGCAGGCAGATCGACGTCCTGATCTTCAAGAAGCTCACGGAGCTCTTCAGCGTCCACCAGATCGACGAGCTGGCCAAGTGCACCTCGGACACCGTCTTCCTGGAGAAGACCAACAAGATCTCGGACCTCATCAACAGCATCACTCAGGACTACAACCTGGACGAGCAGGACGCCGAGTGCCGGCTGGTGCGGGGCATCATCCGCATCAGCACCCGCAAGAGCCGCGTGCGGCCCCACATCTGCAGCCCGGccagccagggccaccaggaCCCGTCCGGCCGCGGCACCGCGCCCGACAGCGGCAACGAGACCATGCTGGAGTCCATGGTCATCAGCCAGGACG AGCTGGCCGTGCAGATCTCGGAGGAGACCCCGGCGGATGTGCTGGCCAGGAACATGAGGCGGCACAGCAGTGCAG GCTCTCCAACCAGCAGAGATTCCTCTTTCCAGGACACAGAGACTGACTCGTCCGGGGCACCTCTGCTCCAGGTGTACTGTTAA